The following proteins come from a genomic window of Gimesia chilikensis:
- the murC gene encoding UDP-N-acetylmuramate--L-alanine ligase, protein MILSKTNTHQQGILNQDFRLDSAGLPASAHLVGICGSGMKALAEYLASAGCRVTGSDMSPALPTDQALQAGGYRVHQGHDKRFVPEGTNVLIYSPAIGLANPERRFAQRMGIPQLSYTQMLGNLMRQKQGVCIAGTHGKSTTTALTAFVLENAGVSPSAVIGAELCNQNLNGWAGAGPLFVAESCEYQRSFLNLYPYYAAITNIEPDHFDYFKNQDDMTSAYAEFVARIPADGTLIMPAACRGAVEIRTACLAKIATFSLEEEADWWATDIKQTTYGQRFRMFYKGEYFSEISLQKRGRHNVSNAMVAAILCHSAGVPAEDIREGIYQFPGIRRRYEQRGSYKGITLIDDYAHHPTAIQATLNLLRQEYPDRKVWCVYEPHQVSRTQAMMDSYSRSFRLADEVLIAPVYAAREKLGTEPVDTSKELVQRILLHNAAVRFGSSLDQIVSTLETEAQSGDIIITMGAGEINRIHHEFNRRLQRHS, encoded by the coding sequence ATGATCCTGTCAAAAACGAATACGCATCAACAGGGAATCTTGAATCAGGATTTTCGGCTCGACTCTGCCGGATTACCTGCCTCTGCGCACCTGGTCGGCATTTGTGGATCCGGGATGAAAGCACTCGCGGAATACCTGGCCAGCGCCGGTTGCCGCGTGACCGGCTCGGATATGAGTCCTGCGCTGCCGACGGATCAGGCCTTACAGGCAGGCGGCTACCGGGTCCATCAGGGGCATGACAAACGTTTCGTTCCGGAAGGGACCAACGTGCTGATCTACAGCCCGGCGATCGGACTGGCAAACCCCGAACGGCGTTTCGCGCAGCGCATGGGAATTCCCCAGCTCTCCTACACACAGATGCTGGGCAACCTGATGCGGCAGAAGCAGGGCGTCTGTATCGCAGGAACCCACGGAAAAAGCACCACTACCGCACTGACGGCATTTGTACTGGAGAATGCCGGCGTTTCCCCTTCGGCCGTAATTGGAGCCGAACTCTGTAACCAGAACCTGAATGGCTGGGCAGGAGCAGGTCCTTTATTTGTAGCGGAAAGCTGTGAATACCAGCGGAGTTTTCTGAATCTCTACCCCTATTATGCAGCCATTACTAACATTGAGCCCGATCATTTCGATTACTTTAAGAATCAGGATGATATGACCTCCGCGTATGCCGAGTTCGTAGCCCGGATTCCGGCTGACGGAACATTGATCATGCCGGCAGCCTGTCGCGGCGCCGTGGAAATTCGCACAGCCTGTCTGGCAAAAATCGCAACGTTTTCACTGGAAGAGGAAGCAGACTGGTGGGCCACAGACATCAAGCAGACCACCTACGGTCAGCGTTTCCGAATGTTCTACAAGGGTGAGTACTTTTCTGAGATTTCCCTGCAGAAACGGGGCCGCCACAATGTGAGTAACGCGATGGTCGCCGCGATTCTCTGTCACTCGGCGGGAGTCCCTGCCGAAGACATTCGCGAAGGAATCTACCAGTTTCCGGGGATTCGTCGTCGCTACGAGCAGAGAGGCTCTTACAAGGGCATCACTCTGATCGACGATTATGCACACCATCCGACTGCGATTCAGGCGACCCTCAACCTGTTGAGGCAGGAATATCCGGATCGCAAGGTCTGGTGTGTTTATGAACCGCATCAGGTCTCGCGGACGCAGGCCATGATGGATTCTTACTCCCGCAGTTTTCGACTGGCGGACGAAGTACTGATTGCTCCGGTGTATGCAGCCCGGGAAAAGCTGGGAACGGAGCCCGTTGATACGTCAAAAGAGCTTGTTCAGCGAATTCTTCTGCATAATGCTGCGGTCAGATTCGGCAGTTCCCTTGACCAGATCGTCTCAACTTTAGAGACTGAGGCTCAATCTGGTGATATCATCATAACTATGGGTGCTGGCGAAATAAATCGGATCCATCATGAGTTCAATCGAAGACTTCAAAGACATTCTTAA